A window of the Nocardia sp. NBC_01329 genome harbors these coding sequences:
- a CDS encoding TetR/AcrR family transcriptional regulator, producing MTGTAERHSSVPSRRTRATTDAIVDAARRAMHEHGLDVTVDEIAALAGVGRRTVFRHFATRENLIQVAMAAGFADFSDSLPHYDGTDWQQWLTELVRQVHHRTAEAGRTIRHLRTRRLPPGLAAAHDENLAALHQLFTAVTGTVWAAAGGSGTPPEQLRRTVAAHLSPLFTQAVLLDAEGTPEFAAEIATAAITATLYRLLDNS from the coding sequence GTGACCGGTACCGCTGAACGGCACAGTTCAGTCCCATCGAGGCGGACGCGGGCCACGACCGACGCGATCGTCGACGCCGCGCGACGCGCGATGCACGAGCACGGCCTGGATGTCACCGTCGACGAGATCGCGGCCCTTGCCGGAGTCGGCCGCCGCACCGTGTTCCGCCATTTCGCCACCCGCGAGAACCTCATCCAGGTAGCCATGGCGGCCGGTTTCGCCGACTTCTCCGACTCCCTCCCCCACTACGACGGCACCGACTGGCAGCAGTGGCTGACCGAACTGGTGCGACAGGTGCACCACCGGACCGCCGAGGCGGGCCGGACCATCCGGCATCTGCGAACCCGCCGGCTGCCGCCCGGCCTCGCCGCAGCCCACGACGAGAATCTCGCCGCGCTACATCAGCTGTTCACCGCCGTCACCGGCACCGTATGGGCGGCGGCGGGCGGTTCCGGCACCCCACCGGAGCAGTTGCGCCGGACGGTCGCCGCCCACCTGAGCCCGTTGTTCACCCAGGCGGTACTGCTCGATGCCGAGGGCACGCCGGAGTTCGCGGCCGAAATAGCCACCGCCGCCATCACCGCGACGCTGTATCGACTGCTCGACAACTCGTGA